The Brachionichthys hirsutus isolate HB-005 chromosome 1, CSIRO-AGI_Bhir_v1, whole genome shotgun sequence genome has a window encoding:
- the pou4f1 gene encoding POU domain, class 4, transcription factor 1: MMSMNSKQPHFAMHPSLPEHKYATMHSSSEAIRRACLQTPQLQSNIFASLDETLLARAEALAAVDIAVSQGKTHPFKPDATYHTMNTVPCSSNSTVPLAHHHHHHHHHHHQNLEPPDLMDHISSSSLSLMSSAHDGTGGGGGGGGGGGVGGGGIISASHPHAHMHGLSHLSHQAMSMNSPLTHHGLLPGHHVGSQGCPGLTNAGLPSINDSDTDPRELEAFAERFKQRRIKLGVTQADVGGALANLKIPGVGSLSQSTICRFESLTLSHNNMIALKPILQAWLEEAEGAQREKMSKPDIFNGAEKKRKRTSIAAPEKRSLEAYFAVQPRPSSEKIAAIAEKLDLKKNVVRVWFCNQRQKQKRLKFSAAH; the protein is encoded by the exons ATGATGTCCATGAACAGCAAACAGCCGCACTTCGCCATGCACCCGTCGTTGCCCGAGCACAAGTACGCCACCATGCACTCCAGCTCGGAAGCCATTAGGAGAGCCTGTCTACAAACTCCACAG CTGCAGAGTAACATATTTGCGAGTTTGGATGAGACCCTCCTGGCCCGGGCTGAGGCTTTGGCTGCGGTGGACATCGCCGTGTCCCAGGGCAAGACGCACCCGTTCAAGCCCGACGCCACCTACCACACGATGAACACCGTGCCGTGCTCGTCGAACTCCACGGTTCCACTggcccaccaccaccaccaccatcaccaccaccaccaccagaacCTGGAGCCCCCGGACCTCATGGATCACATCAGCTCTTCGTCCCTGTCTCTCATGTCCAGTGCGCACGACGGGACCGGCGGAGGCGGCGGGGGTGGTGGAGGCGGCGGCGTCGGCGGCGGCGGGATCATCTCCGCCTCCCACCCGCACGCTCACATGCACGGCTTGAGCCACCTCTCGCACCAGGCTATGAGCATGAACTCGCCTCTCACGCACCACGGGCTCTTACCGGGCCATCACGTGGGGAGTCAAGGCTGCCCGGGGCTCACGAACGCCGGCCTCCCGTCCATCAACGACTCGGACACGGACCCGAGGGAGCTGGAGGCGTTCGCGGAGAGGTTCAAGCAGCGGCGGATCAAGCTGGGGGTTACGCAGGCGGACGTAGGCGGCGCGCTGGCCAATCTCAAAATCCCCGGCGTGGGTTCACTGAGTCAAAGTACAATTTGTCGATTCGAGTCGTTGACTCTCTCCCACAACAATATGATTGCGCTCAAACCCATCCTCCAGGCGTGGCTGGAGGAGGCCGAGGGGGCCCAGCGGGAGAAGATGAGCAAACCGGACATTTTCAACGGAGCGGAGAAGAAGCGCAAGAGGACCTCGATAGCCGCCCCGGAGAAGCGGTCTTTGGAGGCTTACTTCGCGGTGCAGCCGCGACCGTCGTCCGAGAAAATAGCCGCGATAGCCGAAAAGTTGGACCTGAAAAAAAATGTGGTGCGAGTGTGGTTTTGCaaccaaagacagaaacagaaaaggtTGAAATTTTCCGCTGCTCACTGA